One genomic segment of Paenibacillus sp. FSL H8-0332 includes these proteins:
- a CDS encoding DUF2161 family putative PD-(D/E)XK-type phosphodiesterase, producing the protein MAIKQETELYAPLKGFFERQGYEIKGEVRTCDLVGIREDEAQPLIVEMKKSFNLALLLQGIERLRLSPNVYLAVERVREKKGAVNQRWGELSGLCRRLGLGLITVVFYKTKAPLVEVLVEPGEAPPQARSAVRRRERLLYEFRERSGDYNTGGSTRVKLVTAYREKALRVALALQALEAEAADAAGLGRGRAALSGAPGTALAAGETAAAGTVAAAGDAAAGAGPAAALSRAEAPRGITPAALRKRSGVPGAAAILQKNYYSWFFRVGRGRYTLTAAGRAALIEYARVAEISAAKL; encoded by the coding sequence ATGGCGATCAAGCAGGAAACGGAGCTGTATGCTCCTTTGAAGGGATTTTTTGAACGGCAGGGCTATGAGATCAAGGGCGAGGTGCGTACCTGCGATCTGGTCGGTATCCGGGAGGACGAGGCCCAGCCGCTCATTGTGGAGATGAAAAAATCGTTCAATCTCGCCCTGCTGCTGCAGGGGATTGAACGGCTGCGGCTCAGCCCTAACGTCTACCTCGCGGTAGAACGCGTCAGGGAGAAGAAAGGCGCGGTCAACCAGCGCTGGGGCGAGCTCAGCGGGCTGTGCCGCCGCCTGGGCCTCGGGCTGATCACCGTCGTCTTCTACAAGACGAAGGCCCCGCTCGTCGAGGTGCTCGTGGAGCCGGGCGAGGCGCCGCCGCAGGCCCGCAGCGCCGTGCGCCGCCGCGAGCGTCTGCTCTACGAGTTCCGCGAGCGCAGCGGGGACTACAACACCGGCGGCAGCACGCGCGTGAAGCTCGTGACCGCCTACCGCGAGAAGGCGCTGCGCGTCGCCCTCGCGCTGCAGGCCCTGGAGGCCGAAGCCGCTGATGCGGCCGGCCTCGGCAGGGGGCGCGCGGCGCTAAGCGGCGCGCCGGGCACTGCCCTGGCCGCCGGGGAGACGGCGGCCGCGGGGACGGTAGCAGCGGCGGGGGATGCCGCTGCGGGTGCGGGCCCGGCGGCTGCGCTCAGCCGGGCGGAGGCACCGCGCGGCATAACGCCCGCCGCGCTGCGTAAGCGGAGCGGCGTGCCCGGCGCCGCCGCGATCCTGCAGAAGAACTACTATTCGTGGTTCTTCCGGGTGGGTCGCGGCCGCTACACGCTCACGGCCGCCGGAAGGGCAGCGCTGATCGAGTATGCCCGGGTCGCGGAGATCAGCGCCGCCAAGCTGTAG
- a CDS encoding PrkA family serine protein kinase: protein MDIFERIASYRAENDRLAWSGTFKDYIELLRLDPSPAKTAHSRVYDMIKSHGVEDINGRKRYKFFEQEIFGLDRAVEKLVEEYFHSAARRLDVRKRILLLMGPVSGGKSTLVTLLKRGLEQYSRTDAGAVYAIEGCPMHEDPLHLIPLELRPEIERELGVRVEGNLCPSCQMRLKNEYHGDIEQVGVVRVLLSEEERVGIGTFSPSDPKSQDIADLTGSIDFSTITEFGSESDPRAYRFDGELNKANRGLMEFQEMLKCDEKFLWNLLSLTQEGNFKAGRFALISADELIVAHTNETEYKSFISNKKNEALQSRMIVMPVPYNLRVSEEEKIYAKLIGQSDMKHVHIAPHALRAAAIFSILTRLKESKKQGMDLIKKLRMYDGEEVEGYKEADLKEMQTEYLDEGMSGIDPRYVINRISSALIKGDLQCMNALDVLRAIKDGLDQHPSITKEERERYLNFISIARKEYDILAKSEVQKAFVYSFEESAKTLFENYLDNIEAFCNWSKIRDPLTDEEMEPDERLMRSIEEQIGISENAKKAFREEILIRISSYSRKGKKFEYNNHDRLREAIEKKLFTDLKDIVKITTSSKTPDESQLKRINEVSRRLIDEHNYCPICANELLKYVGSLLNR, encoded by the coding sequence ATGGATATTTTTGAGCGTATAGCTTCGTATCGGGCTGAGAACGACCGTTTGGCGTGGAGCGGCACTTTCAAGGACTATATAGAACTGCTGAGACTAGACCCCTCTCCCGCAAAAACGGCTCATTCCCGCGTATACGACATGATCAAGTCACACGGCGTCGAGGACATCAACGGACGTAAACGGTATAAGTTTTTTGAACAGGAGATCTTTGGACTGGATCGTGCGGTGGAGAAGCTGGTGGAAGAATACTTCCATTCCGCAGCCCGAAGGCTGGATGTGCGCAAACGGATCTTGCTCCTGATGGGTCCGGTCAGTGGAGGGAAGTCAACGCTGGTAACGCTGCTGAAGCGCGGCCTGGAGCAATATTCGCGTACGGATGCGGGTGCGGTGTATGCGATTGAGGGCTGCCCGATGCATGAGGACCCGCTGCATTTGATTCCGCTGGAGCTGCGTCCGGAGATTGAGCGGGAACTTGGCGTACGGGTTGAAGGCAATCTATGCCCGTCCTGCCAGATGCGGCTGAAGAATGAGTACCACGGGGACATTGAACAGGTTGGCGTGGTCCGGGTGCTGTTGTCGGAAGAGGAGCGGGTGGGGATTGGTACATTCAGCCCTTCCGACCCGAAGTCGCAGGATATCGCTGACCTGACGGGGAGCATCGACTTCTCAACCATTACCGAATTCGGCTCGGAGTCCGATCCGCGCGCTTACCGCTTCGACGGGGAGCTGAACAAGGCCAACCGCGGCCTGATGGAATTCCAGGAAATGCTGAAATGCGATGAGAAGTTCCTGTGGAACCTGCTGTCCTTGACCCAAGAGGGCAACTTCAAGGCCGGGCGGTTCGCGCTAATCAGTGCTGATGAACTCATCGTGGCCCATACGAATGAGACAGAATATAAGTCCTTCATCTCCAATAAAAAGAACGAAGCGCTCCAGTCCCGCATGATCGTCATGCCGGTTCCCTATAATCTGCGGGTCTCGGAAGAGGAGAAAATCTACGCCAAGCTCATCGGCCAGAGTGATATGAAGCATGTGCATATTGCCCCTCATGCGCTGCGCGCGGCAGCGATCTTCTCGATCCTGACCCGGCTCAAGGAGAGCAAGAAGCAGGGCATGGATCTGATCAAGAAGCTGCGCATGTACGACGGCGAAGAGGTTGAGGGCTATAAGGAAGCGGACCTGAAGGAAATGCAGACCGAATACCTGGATGAAGGTATGTCCGGCATCGACCCGCGTTATGTCATCAACCGGATCTCCAGCGCCCTGATCAAAGGCGATCTGCAGTGCATGAACGCGCTGGATGTGCTGCGGGCGATCAAGGACGGTCTGGATCAGCATCCTTCGATTACGAAGGAGGAACGCGAGCGTTATCTGAATTTTATTTCCATTGCCCGCAAGGAATACGATATTCTCGCCAAAAGCGAAGTGCAAAAGGCCTTCGTCTACTCTTTTGAAGAATCCGCCAAAACGCTGTTCGAGAATTATCTCGACAATATTGAAGCCTTCTGCAACTGGTCCAAAATCCGCGACCCGCTTACCGATGAAGAGATGGAGCCGGATGAGCGGCTGATGCGCTCCATTGAAGAGCAGATCGGTATTTCGGAGAATGCGAAGAAGGCCTTCCGCGAGGAGATACTGATCCGCATTTCGTCCTATTCCCGCAAGGGCAAGAAGTTCGAGTACAACAATCACGACCGGCTGCGGGAAGCCATCGAGAAGAAGCTGTTCACGGATCTCAAGGATATTGTCAAAATCACCACTTCCTCCAAGACACCGGATGAAAGCCAGCTCAAACGGATCAACGAAGTCAGCCGCCGCCTGATTGATGAGCATAACTACTGCCCGATCTGCGCCAATGAGCTGCTGAAATATGTCGGAAGCCTGCTGAACCGCTGA
- a CDS encoding TetR/AcrR family transcriptional regulator has translation MEDKKAEIFRRGTELFNSKGFKDTNVSDITKLCGYAVGTFYNYYASKEKLFIEIYLRENEELKRSMMAKVNVDDEPAKVLKQMMEHNYSGMNEHPILKEWYNKALFSKLEKEFYAHGGIEGIHEMMNSGILELIRNWKSKGKIRTDLEDGMILALFNSIPYIDIHKEEIGASHFPQLLDYIVEFIMKGLTDIQR, from the coding sequence ATGGAAGATAAGAAGGCAGAGATTTTCAGACGCGGTACAGAGCTGTTCAACTCCAAAGGCTTCAAGGACACCAATGTGTCCGACATCACCAAGCTGTGCGGATATGCCGTAGGCACGTTCTATAATTATTATGCTTCCAAAGAGAAGCTGTTCATAGAGATCTATCTGCGGGAGAATGAGGAACTGAAGCGGAGCATGATGGCGAAGGTCAATGTGGACGATGAGCCAGCCAAGGTGCTTAAGCAGATGATGGAGCATAATTACAGCGGGATGAATGAGCACCCCATTCTGAAGGAATGGTACAATAAAGCACTCTTCAGCAAGCTGGAGAAGGAATTCTATGCGCATGGCGGGATTGAAGGTATTCATGAGATGATGAATAGCGGCATACTGGAGTTAATCCGGAACTGGAAGTCCAAGGGGAAAATCAGAACGGATCTGGAAGACGGGATGATTCTCGCCTTGTTTAACTCTATACCGTATATCGACATTCATAAGGAAGAGATCGGGGCAAGCCATTTTCCGCAGCTTCTGGATTATATAGTGGAATTCATTATGAAAGGCTTGACGGATATACAGCGCTGA
- a CDS encoding AraC family transcriptional regulator — MYTERPVESLNYSREIGQTIDYIEEHLMDPLTAEQIAAYAGYSLYHFCRMFSQSQDMPVMEYVRTRRLSRAAVELFNGRKITEIALEYGFETPGGFAKAFRKTYGYSPSQYAARMSGYLRDRLEYEIRAYMAEPVRVERPAFNVAGYGIETNVEAGNATQDVASFWYYYEGDNLEDQMYAKLNPPKHGEVGLCIPSDAGGNAVYLLGVIVEDFSKVTPDMLTAVVPAAQYVVFTTPPVDATDEARPETFAEVVKSTWRYIFEDWFPGSGYMHDEDKLNFEFYDERCHARVDSVMEIYVPVRGRGFHEIVK; from the coding sequence ATGTATACTGAAAGGCCGGTGGAGTCACTGAATTACAGCAGGGAAATCGGGCAGACGATTGATTATATTGAGGAGCATCTTATGGACCCGCTGACAGCGGAACAGATTGCGGCGTATGCGGGGTATTCGCTGTACCATTTTTGCCGGATGTTCAGCCAGTCTCAGGACATGCCGGTCATGGAATATGTGCGCACCCGAAGATTGTCACGGGCTGCCGTAGAGTTGTTCAACGGACGGAAGATTACGGAGATTGCGCTGGAATATGGCTTCGAGACACCCGGAGGCTTCGCCAAAGCCTTCCGCAAGACCTACGGCTACAGCCCCTCCCAGTATGCGGCGCGGATGAGCGGATATCTCCGGGACAGGTTGGAGTATGAGATCAGGGCCTATATGGCAGAGCCGGTGAGGGTGGAGCGGCCTGCTTTTAACGTAGCGGGTTACGGGATTGAGACGAATGTGGAGGCGGGGAATGCTACGCAGGATGTCGCTTCCTTCTGGTATTACTATGAGGGCGACAATCTGGAGGATCAGATGTACGCGAAGCTGAATCCGCCGAAGCACGGGGAGGTCGGATTATGTATACCGTCAGATGCTGGCGGTAATGCTGTGTATCTGCTGGGGGTTATAGTGGAGGACTTCAGTAAGGTCACTCCTGACATGCTTACGGCTGTTGTACCGGCGGCGCAGTACGTGGTATTCACGACACCTCCGGTGGACGCTACCGATGAGGCGAGACCGGAGACTTTTGCTGAGGTGGTCAAGAGTACCTGGAGGTATATCTTCGAGGACTGGTTCCCGGGCAGCGGCTATATGCACGACGAGGACAAGCTGAACTTTGAATTCTACGATGAGCGCTGTCACGCCCGCGTGGATTCCGTGATGGAGATTTATGTTCCAGTGCGGGGGCGCGGGTTTCATGAAATTGTCAAATAA
- a CDS encoding VanZ family protein: MVKQRKILLTVTVVYTIIVLYFMFFAFGRGEASDHTIYTFIFMPDNFLKLPSPSDLMPPTLMDLVGFGNTIAFIPFGILIPWLYRVGFVRFITLFFIAILVLETLQALTFLGSFDINDALQNSIGAALGFGAYKLGFRYRSLGRNLVATALSGLVLFIALWGLGAAVDKIITKVEGPFTAITEWKDTSGNSSTGDKPGSIQINGQKVTPGSNLYGVEGEDSRTFTYKSEGRTIFCFTFGNPEPTDYSGEISITRDGQEIFNYTGDYQRTNPEQYPVVYEMPVEPGEELKITIKGGLKIWDVGYKKMQYIWN; encoded by the coding sequence ATGGTCAAACAACGCAAGATTTTACTAACTGTAACTGTAGTCTATACCATTATTGTGCTTTATTTTATGTTCTTCGCTTTCGGCAGAGGAGAGGCTTCGGATCATACCATCTACACCTTTATCTTCATGCCCGATAACTTCCTTAAGCTGCCGTCTCCATCTGATCTTATGCCTCCAACCCTGATGGATTTGGTGGGGTTCGGGAACACGATTGCGTTTATTCCTTTCGGTATATTGATTCCATGGCTGTACCGGGTCGGCTTCGTCCGGTTCATCACCTTGTTCTTCATCGCGATTCTTGTGCTGGAAACGCTCCAGGCTCTTACCTTCCTGGGCAGCTTCGATATCAACGACGCTCTTCAGAATTCGATTGGCGCAGCTCTCGGTTTTGGGGCGTACAAGCTTGGTTTCCGTTACCGGAGCCTCGGGCGCAATCTGGTGGCAACGGCTTTATCGGGGTTGGTCCTTTTTATAGCTTTATGGGGACTAGGCGCGGCGGTAGACAAAATAATAACAAAAGTAGAGGGTCCGTTTACGGCGATCACTGAATGGAAGGACACCTCGGGCAATTCATCCACAGGAGACAAACCGGGCAGTATTCAAATCAACGGACAGAAGGTGACGCCCGGTTCAAACCTGTATGGAGTGGAAGGCGAGGATTCCAGAACGTTCACGTACAAGTCTGAAGGCCGGACCATTTTCTGCTTCACTTTCGGAAACCCTGAACCAACGGATTATTCCGGTGAGATCAGTATTACCCGGGATGGCCAGGAGATCTTTAATTATACTGGAGATTATCAGCGTACTAATCCTGAACAGTACCCTGTGGTATACGAGATGCCGGTTGAGCCGGGGGAAGAGCTGAAGATCACGATTAAAGGCGGCTTGAAAATATGGGATGTCGGGTATAAAAAGATGCAGTATATCTGGAACTAA